A genomic segment from Variovorax paradoxus B4 encodes:
- the secA gene encoding preprotein translocase subunit SecA, producing MATNFLTQIFGSRNDRLLKQYRKTVERINALEPEFEKLSDDGLRAKTQEFKDRIAKGESLDALLPEAFATVREGSKRVMKMRHFDVQLLGGMALHNGKIAEMRTGEGKTLTATLPVYLNALSGKGVHVVTVNDYLANRDAQWMGRLYNFLGLTVGINLPQMPREEKQQAYGSDITYGTNNEYGFDYLRDNMVYEPGDRVQRSLNYAIVDEVDSILIDEARTPLIISGQAEDHTDLYLAINKVVPLLTKQEGEADPRTGEGVTVPGDFTVDEKTHQVFLTEDGHEKAEQLLGEFKLLPEGASLYDPANITLMHHLNAALRARHLYHRDQHYVVQQGEVVIVDEFTGRLMTGRRWSDGLHQAVEAKEGVQIQAENQTLASITFQNYFRLYGKLAGMTGTADTEAYEFQEIYGLETVIIPPNRISKRDDQLDRVYKTTREKYEAAIQDIRECYERGQPVLVGTSSIENSEIIDGLLTQAGLPHQVLNAKQHAREADIVAQAGRTKMITIATNMAGRGTDIVLGGNIEKMIEAIENDEGRDDATKEADIAHVRAEWTKDHEFVKSLGGLRIIATERHESRRIDNQLRGRSGRQGDPGSSRFYLSLDDPLMRIFAGDRVKAIMDRLKMPDGEAIEAGIVTRSIESAQRKVEARNFDIRKQLLEYDDVSNDQRKVIYQQRNDILDAGDLTAQIAALREGCFTDLVRQYVPAESVEEQWDLDGLEKTLFNEWGIDMPLKKDIEAAEAVGDDDIVEKVVKNANDSFGAKVALIGQENFTQFERMVLLQSIDTHWREHLASLDYLRQGIHLRGYAQKQPKQEYKREAFELFGQLLDSVKNEVTRQLMTVRVQSGEQLEEAADALESRGENVSNITYSAPTETGEVEVRLDEENQRRIAAAGLGLGTLGAEAEAAAFARVGRNDPCPCGSGKKYKHCHGKLS from the coding sequence ATGGCAACCAACTTCCTGACCCAGATCTTCGGCAGTCGCAACGACCGGCTCCTCAAGCAGTATCGCAAGACGGTGGAGCGCATCAATGCGCTCGAACCCGAATTCGAGAAGCTCAGCGACGATGGGCTGCGCGCCAAGACCCAGGAGTTCAAGGACCGCATCGCCAAGGGCGAAAGCCTCGACGCCCTGCTGCCCGAAGCATTCGCCACCGTGCGCGAAGGCTCCAAGCGCGTCATGAAGATGCGCCATTTCGATGTGCAGCTGCTTGGCGGCATGGCGCTGCACAACGGCAAGATCGCCGAAATGCGCACTGGCGAGGGCAAGACCCTCACGGCCACGCTGCCGGTGTACCTGAACGCGCTGTCGGGCAAGGGCGTGCACGTGGTCACGGTGAATGACTACTTGGCCAACCGCGACGCCCAGTGGATGGGCCGCCTGTACAACTTCCTGGGCCTGACGGTGGGCATCAACCTGCCGCAGATGCCGCGCGAGGAAAAGCAGCAGGCCTACGGCAGCGACATCACGTACGGCACCAACAACGAGTACGGCTTCGACTACCTGCGCGACAACATGGTGTACGAGCCCGGCGACCGGGTTCAGCGCAGCCTGAACTACGCCATCGTCGACGAGGTGGACTCCATCCTGATCGACGAGGCCCGCACGCCGCTGATCATCAGCGGCCAGGCCGAAGACCACACCGACCTCTACCTGGCCATCAACAAGGTGGTGCCCCTGCTGACCAAGCAGGAAGGCGAGGCCGACCCGCGCACGGGCGAAGGCGTCACGGTGCCGGGCGACTTCACGGTGGACGAAAAGACCCACCAGGTGTTCCTGACCGAAGACGGCCACGAGAAGGCCGAGCAGCTGCTGGGCGAATTCAAGCTGCTGCCCGAGGGCGCGTCGCTCTACGACCCGGCCAACATCACGCTGATGCACCACCTGAACGCCGCGCTGCGTGCACGACACCTGTACCACCGCGACCAGCATTACGTGGTGCAGCAGGGCGAAGTCGTCATCGTCGACGAATTCACCGGCCGCCTGATGACGGGCCGCCGCTGGAGCGACGGCCTGCACCAGGCCGTGGAAGCCAAGGAAGGCGTGCAGATCCAGGCCGAGAACCAGACGCTGGCCTCCATCACCTTCCAGAACTACTTCCGCCTGTACGGCAAGCTGGCCGGCATGACCGGCACGGCCGACACCGAAGCCTACGAGTTCCAGGAAATCTACGGCCTCGAGACGGTCATCATTCCGCCGAACCGCATCAGCAAGCGCGACGACCAGCTCGACCGCGTCTACAAGACCACGCGCGAAAAGTACGAGGCGGCCATCCAGGACATCCGCGAATGCTACGAGCGCGGCCAGCCGGTGCTGGTGGGCACCTCGTCGATCGAGAACTCCGAGATCATCGACGGCCTGCTCACCCAGGCGGGCCTGCCGCACCAGGTGCTCAACGCCAAGCAGCATGCGCGCGAAGCCGACATCGTGGCGCAGGCCGGCCGCACGAAGATGATCACCATCGCGACCAACATGGCCGGCCGCGGTACCGACATCGTGCTGGGCGGCAACATCGAGAAGATGATCGAGGCCATCGAGAACGACGAAGGCCGCGACGACGCCACCAAAGAGGCCGACATCGCGCACGTGCGCGCCGAATGGACCAAGGACCACGAGTTCGTCAAGTCGCTGGGCGGCCTGCGCATCATCGCGACCGAACGCCATGAGTCGCGCCGCATCGACAACCAGCTGCGCGGCCGTTCGGGCCGCCAGGGCGACCCGGGCTCCTCGCGCTTCTACCTGAGCCTGGACGATCCGCTGATGCGCATCTTCGCGGGCGACCGCGTGAAGGCGATCATGGATCGCCTCAAGATGCCCGACGGCGAAGCCATCGAAGCCGGCATCGTCACGCGCAGCATCGAGAGCGCGCAGCGCAAGGTCGAGGCGCGCAACTTCGACATCCGCAAGCAGCTGCTCGAATACGACGACGTGTCGAACGACCAGCGCAAGGTGATCTACCAGCAGCGCAACGACATCCTCGACGCGGGCGACCTCACGGCGCAGATCGCGGCGCTGCGCGAAGGCTGCTTCACCGATCTTGTGCGGCAGTACGTGCCGGCCGAGTCGGTCGAGGAGCAGTGGGACCTCGACGGCCTCGAGAAGACGCTCTTCAACGAGTGGGGCATCGACATGCCCCTGAAGAAGGACATCGAGGCGGCCGAGGCCGTGGGCGACGACGACATCGTCGAGAAGGTGGTCAAGAACGCCAACGACAGCTTCGGTGCCAAGGTGGCGCTGATCGGCCAGGAAAACTTCACCCAGTTCGAACGCATGGTGCTGCTGCAGAGCATCGACACGCACTGGCGCGAGCACCTGGCCTCGCTCGACTACCTGCGCCAGGGCATCCACCTGCGCGGCTATGCGCAGAAGCAGCCCAAGCAGGAATACAAGCGCGAGGCCTTCGAACTCTTCGGCCAGCTGCTCGACTCGGTCAAGAACGAAGTCACGCGCCAGCTCATGACGGTGCGCGTGCAGTCGGGCGAGCAGCTTGAAGAAGCCGCCGATGCGCTCGAAAGCCGCGGCGAGAACGTCTCGAACATCACCTACAGCGCGCCGACCGAAACCGGCGAGGTCGAGGTGCGCCTGGACGAGGAAAACCAGCGCCGCATCGCGGC